In Rathayibacter sp. VKM Ac-2762, one DNA window encodes the following:
- a CDS encoding ABC transporter ATP-binding protein, with the protein MSAPALPSPGAPAQKRPSTLQTLLRLVPFVGDSLPRLVGGIAVALVASLVSLVIPIVLQQLVDGPLGDGAASAGSGDLGPLIGPVAVVLVLGVVEAGAIALRRRMVLTPSTRIEARMRSALYSRLQDLPVSFHDRWQSGQLLSRAMSDLSLIRRWIAFGFVLLVVNALTIVVGFGVLVYWNPILGVLFVVCSIPVWIYGFAFEKRYSSIARRSQDQAGDLATTVEQSVHGIRVLKAFGRHQHALENFAGQAEKLRGTEIDKARAIAGIWLVLLLVPDIAFALCLLGGVWLAAAGQLSVGELFAFFATATVLRWPVESIGFLLSMTFDTRTAVDRYFEVMDSRNTITDPEAPETILEPRGRVRFRDVHFRYQDAPERYRDLLDGVDLEVEPGETMALVGITGSGKTTLTALLPRLYDVTGGAIELDGVDIRRLRRDELRTHVGMAFEDATLFSTSVRENVLLGRPDATEEELLEALEIAQADFVHRLPEGLDTKVGEEGMSLSGGQRQRLALARAVAARPAVLVLDDPLSALDVDTEARVEAGLRRVLGDTTAIIVAHRPSTVALADRVALMEEGRITAVGTHSELLASSPHYRFVISSLEEDELTRPTGTERIGSRPTTTHQETRS; encoded by the coding sequence GTGTCCGCTCCCGCCCTCCCGTCTCCCGGCGCCCCCGCGCAGAAGCGCCCGAGCACGCTGCAGACCCTGCTGCGCCTCGTCCCCTTCGTCGGCGACTCCCTGCCCCGGCTGGTCGGCGGCATCGCGGTCGCGCTCGTGGCGAGCCTGGTGTCGCTGGTCATCCCGATCGTCCTGCAGCAGCTCGTCGACGGGCCGCTGGGGGACGGAGCGGCCTCCGCCGGCTCCGGCGACCTCGGGCCGCTGATCGGCCCGGTCGCCGTCGTCCTCGTGCTCGGCGTCGTCGAGGCCGGTGCCATCGCGCTGCGCCGCCGGATGGTCCTCACCCCCAGCACGCGGATCGAGGCGCGCATGCGCTCGGCGCTCTACAGCCGCCTGCAGGACCTCCCCGTCTCGTTCCACGACCGCTGGCAGAGCGGGCAGCTCCTGTCGCGGGCGATGAGCGACCTCAGCCTCATCCGCCGCTGGATCGCCTTCGGCTTCGTCCTGCTCGTGGTCAACGCGCTGACGATCGTCGTCGGCTTCGGCGTCCTCGTCTACTGGAACCCGATCCTCGGCGTGCTCTTCGTCGTGTGCTCGATCCCGGTCTGGATCTACGGGTTCGCGTTCGAGAAGCGCTACTCGAGCATCGCGCGCCGCAGCCAGGACCAGGCGGGCGACCTCGCCACGACCGTCGAGCAGTCGGTGCACGGCATCCGCGTCCTGAAGGCCTTCGGCCGCCACCAGCACGCGCTGGAGAACTTCGCCGGCCAGGCCGAGAAGCTCCGCGGCACCGAGATCGACAAGGCCCGCGCCATCGCCGGGATCTGGCTCGTACTGCTGCTGGTGCCGGACATCGCGTTCGCGCTCTGCCTGCTCGGCGGGGTCTGGCTCGCCGCGGCCGGCCAGCTGAGCGTCGGCGAGCTGTTCGCCTTCTTCGCCACCGCGACCGTGCTGCGCTGGCCGGTGGAGTCGATCGGCTTCCTCCTCTCGATGACCTTTGACACCCGCACGGCGGTCGACCGCTACTTCGAGGTGATGGACAGCCGGAACACCATCACCGACCCGGAGGCCCCCGAGACGATCCTCGAGCCGCGCGGCCGGGTGCGCTTCCGCGACGTCCACTTCCGCTACCAGGACGCCCCCGAGCGCTACCGCGACCTCCTCGACGGCGTCGACCTCGAGGTCGAGCCGGGCGAGACGATGGCACTGGTCGGCATCACCGGCTCCGGGAAGACGACGCTCACCGCGCTGCTCCCGCGCCTCTACGACGTGACCGGCGGAGCCATCGAGCTCGACGGCGTCGACATCCGCCGGCTCCGCCGCGACGAGCTGCGCACGCACGTCGGCATGGCGTTCGAGGACGCGACGCTCTTCTCCACCAGCGTGCGCGAGAACGTCCTCCTCGGCCGACCCGACGCGACCGAGGAGGAGCTGCTCGAGGCCCTCGAGATCGCGCAGGCCGACTTCGTCCACCGCCTCCCCGAGGGCCTGGACACGAAGGTGGGCGAGGAGGGGATGAGCCTCTCCGGCGGCCAGCGCCAGCGCCTGGCCCTCGCCCGCGCGGTGGCCGCGCGTCCGGCGGTGCTCGTCCTCGACGACCCGCTCTCGGCGCTCGACGTCGACACGGAGGCGCGCGTCGAGGCGGGGCTGCGTCGCGTGCTCGGCGACACCACGGCGATCATCGTCGCCCACCGCCCCTCGACGGTGGCGCTCGCCGATCGCGTGGCACTGATGGAGGAGGGCCGCATCACCGCGGTCGGCACCCACAGCGAGCTGCTCGCGAGCAGCCCGCACTACCGCTTCGTCATCTCGAGCCTCGAGGAGGACGAGCTGACCCGGCCCACCGGGACCGAGCGCATCGGCTCCCGCCCCACGACGACCCACCAGGAGACGCGATCATGA
- a CDS encoding ABC transporter ATP-binding protein, whose protein sequence is MSTLGSSEERDDLSRAESAALRRRSLRLLGSLLRPLRLRLVLTAVVVVVATAAQVAGPALIAAGIDNGLPAVLAGNAVPLAVTVGAYILTGLVGALLVAWYTVLSARVSQAILIDLRKRVFLHTQKLSLEFHENYTSGRIISRQTSDLDSIRELLDSGINQLVQGALYMGFVAIALVSLDGVSGIVLACALVPLALLTRWFQKRSQALFRGTRVASSRLIVQFVESMTGIRAVQTFRTQKRNESVFGGVVEQYRLAYKRVFGVFGTFDPGLVLIGNVTVAVVLFIGGVRVLDGGLEIGALLAVLLYTRRFFDPVQEMAMFYNSYQSAAAALEKISGVLAEEPGVPDPARPVDLRQARGHLGFEGVRFAYTADREVLPRFDLDIPAGQTIALVGSTGAGKTTLAKLISRFYDPSDGVVTLDGVDLRQLHPKDLRRAIVMVTQEAYLFSGSVADNIAIGRPTASYDEIVRAAQAVGAHEFIQALPDGYDTDVNKRGGRVSAGQRQLISFARAFLADPAVLILDEATSSLDIPSERLVQQGLQTLLADRTAVIIAHRLSTVAIADRVLVMEHGRIVEDGTPEALIAGEGRFATLHAAWRDSLV, encoded by the coding sequence ATGAGCACGCTCGGTTCCTCCGAGGAGCGCGACGACCTCAGCAGAGCGGAGTCGGCGGCCCTGCGCCGGCGCTCGCTGCGGCTGCTCGGGTCCCTGCTGCGGCCGCTCCGGCTGCGGCTGGTGCTCACCGCGGTCGTGGTCGTCGTCGCGACCGCTGCCCAGGTCGCGGGACCGGCGCTGATCGCGGCGGGCATCGACAACGGCCTGCCCGCGGTCCTCGCGGGGAACGCGGTCCCGCTGGCGGTCACGGTCGGCGCCTACATCCTCACCGGACTCGTCGGCGCGCTCCTGGTCGCCTGGTACACCGTGCTCTCCGCGAGGGTGAGCCAGGCGATCCTGATCGACCTGCGCAAGCGGGTCTTCCTGCACACCCAGAAGCTGAGCCTGGAGTTCCACGAGAACTACACCTCCGGCCGGATCATCTCGCGCCAGACCAGCGACCTCGACTCCATCCGCGAGCTGCTCGACTCCGGCATCAACCAGCTGGTGCAGGGTGCGCTCTACATGGGCTTCGTCGCGATCGCCCTCGTCTCCCTGGACGGCGTGAGCGGCATCGTGCTCGCCTGCGCCCTGGTGCCGCTCGCGCTGCTCACCCGCTGGTTCCAGAAGCGGTCGCAGGCGCTGTTCCGCGGCACCCGCGTCGCCTCGTCGCGGCTCATCGTGCAGTTCGTGGAGTCGATGACCGGCATCCGCGCCGTGCAGACCTTCCGCACGCAGAAGCGCAACGAGTCCGTGTTCGGCGGGGTCGTCGAGCAGTACCGGCTCGCCTACAAGCGCGTCTTCGGGGTGTTCGGCACCTTCGACCCCGGGCTCGTGCTGATCGGCAACGTCACCGTCGCCGTGGTGCTGTTCATCGGCGGCGTCCGCGTGCTCGACGGCGGGCTCGAGATCGGCGCGCTGCTGGCGGTCCTGCTCTACACCCGGCGCTTCTTCGACCCGGTGCAGGAGATGGCGATGTTCTACAACTCCTACCAGTCGGCGGCCGCCGCGCTCGAGAAGATCTCGGGCGTGCTGGCCGAGGAGCCGGGCGTCCCGGATCCGGCCCGCCCGGTCGACCTGCGGCAGGCGCGGGGCCACCTCGGCTTCGAGGGCGTCCGCTTCGCCTACACCGCCGACCGCGAGGTGCTGCCGCGCTTCGACCTCGACATCCCCGCCGGGCAGACCATCGCCCTCGTCGGGTCCACGGGCGCCGGCAAGACGACGCTCGCCAAGCTGATCTCGCGCTTCTACGACCCGAGCGACGGCGTGGTGACCCTCGACGGCGTGGACCTGCGGCAGCTGCACCCGAAGGACCTGCGGCGCGCGATCGTGATGGTCACCCAGGAGGCGTACCTCTTCTCCGGATCCGTCGCCGACAACATCGCGATCGGGCGGCCGACCGCGTCCTACGACGAGATCGTCCGGGCCGCGCAGGCGGTCGGCGCGCACGAGTTCATCCAGGCGCTTCCGGACGGCTACGACACCGATGTGAACAAGCGCGGCGGCCGCGTCTCGGCCGGTCAGCGCCAGCTGATCTCGTTCGCCCGCGCGTTCCTGGCCGACCCGGCGGTGCTGATCCTGGACGAGGCGACCTCCTCCCTCGACATCCCGAGCGAGCGCCTGGTGCAGCAGGGCCTGCAGACGCTCCTGGCGGACCGCACGGCGGTCATCATCGCGCACCGCCTCTCGACGGTCGCGATCGCCGACCGGGTGCTGGTGATGGAGCACGGCCGCATCGTCGAGGACGGCACCCCGGAGGCGCTCATCGCCGGCGAGGGCCGCTTCGCCACCCTGCACGCGGCCTGGCGGGACTCGCTCGTCTGA
- a CDS encoding MGMT family protein encodes MSAAPEAAEPADFVSAVLEVVASIPPGRVMAYGEIAAVLGTRAARAVGTVMARYGSDTAWWRVVRAGGAPPVGHEERARREYEREGTPLVVTPGGWRVDVRSARWRP; translated from the coding sequence CTGAGCGCGGCGCCGGAGGCAGCGGAGCCGGCCGACTTCGTCTCCGCCGTCCTCGAGGTGGTCGCCTCGATCCCGCCCGGCCGCGTGATGGCCTACGGCGAGATCGCCGCGGTCCTCGGCACGCGTGCGGCACGCGCGGTCGGCACGGTGATGGCCCGCTACGGCTCCGACACCGCCTGGTGGCGCGTCGTCCGCGCGGGGGGAGCGCCCCCGGTCGGCCACGAGGAGCGCGCCCGCCGGGAGTACGAGCGCGAGGGCACGCCCCTCGTCGTCACGCCGGGCGGCTGGCGCGTCGACGTGCGCAGCGCCCGCTGGCGCCCCTGA
- a CDS encoding GNAT family N-acetyltransferase → MSDLRLEELSASNISAVNGLSLKPGQEQFIAPVSYSAAAAVIDPGASWQRAVMDGDELVGFIHAHFDQEAAEEFRSCIWRINIDAAKQGRGVGTFAVRATADEARARGFDTLTVIWESGEDGPEQFFRWIGFEIVGETQYGENIGALTL, encoded by the coding sequence CGAACATCTCCGCCGTGAACGGCCTGAGCCTCAAACCCGGCCAGGAGCAGTTCATCGCGCCGGTCTCCTACTCCGCCGCCGCCGCGGTGATCGACCCGGGCGCCTCCTGGCAGCGGGCCGTGATGGACGGCGACGAGCTGGTCGGCTTCATCCACGCGCACTTCGACCAGGAGGCGGCGGAGGAGTTCCGCAGCTGCATCTGGCGCATCAACATCGACGCGGCGAAGCAGGGCCGCGGCGTGGGCACCTTCGCCGTCCGCGCCACCGCCGACGAGGCGCGCGCCCGCGGCTTCGACACCCTCACGGTGATCTGGGAGTCCGGCGAGGACGGCCCGGAGCAGTTCTTCCGCTGGATCGGCTTCGAGATCGTCGGCGAGACGCAGTACGGCGAGAACATCGGGGCGCTGACGCTCTGA